Proteins encoded together in one Sinorhizobium meliloti window:
- a CDS encoding methyl-accepting chemotaxis protein, protein MFKFQARSLATKLIAVTGGTIALVLLASNYVLISQTRDRVETLVFDGAKTEARAIAADIAGSVGELAAAARTMSGVLGRGHAGQSTDRAGAINLLKANLEQHGFAFGSWFAEEPKAYDGKDVVDNTELGGNADGAFTPYWSKDRNGNIQLSTFKADYAAEWYGLAAKSGKGAITQPYLAEGTDVPTTMTSIAYPVMSNGRMIGVSGVDISLAALADRLSAVKPFGSGRVYLLSQSGKWLAAPIPELLMKEYDGEGAELVKDALSAGTPRMIENLTYDGNEPFDRVVYPFSLPDVSAQWLVLVDVPRSAINAPVRDQTYMMIVGGLIVLGAVLAGLYFAVRRFVQKPLAGLVGDVETLSNGEYTRPISGQERSDETGAVARSLEGFRHQLADNRRLESEARHEREQAELERGRSENERTEASALQRDIVARLGKALSHLSAGDLAFRLTGDFPGEYAQLKRDFNATMESLEETIRTVNHSVVNIGSGTSEISGAANDLSHRTEQQAASLEETAAALDELTSQVNASAENAKVAAKSVEVASSDAEQSGEVVQKAIAAMNGIEQSSHEVSRIIGVIDEIAFQTNLLALNAGVEAARAGDAGKGFAVVAQEVRELAQRSANAAKEIKTLINTSAGQVREGVDLVGKAGGALEKIAEQVVQINGLIRQISSSASEQAVGLKEINSAVNQMDQVTQQNAAMVEETTAASMALNDEARALSALVARFQIAPQAAQAQAPAEMLRGTAERMRAAAPAENRPAQAPRSPAYSNSTQKVLAKTSGANALAQDNWEEF, encoded by the coding sequence ATGTTCAAGTTCCAAGCCAGATCGCTGGCGACAAAATTGATCGCGGTGACGGGAGGCACGATCGCCCTCGTGCTGCTCGCGTCGAATTACGTGCTTATCTCCCAGACGCGGGATCGTGTCGAAACGCTGGTCTTCGACGGCGCGAAGACGGAAGCGCGGGCGATCGCGGCCGACATCGCGGGAAGCGTCGGCGAACTTGCCGCCGCCGCGCGGACCATGTCGGGCGTTCTCGGGCGCGGCCATGCCGGGCAGTCCACCGACCGTGCAGGCGCAATCAATCTCCTGAAGGCCAACCTGGAGCAGCATGGCTTTGCCTTCGGCAGCTGGTTCGCCGAAGAGCCCAAGGCCTATGACGGGAAGGACGTCGTCGACAACACGGAGCTTGGCGGCAATGCCGACGGTGCGTTCACGCCCTATTGGTCCAAGGACCGCAACGGAAATATCCAGCTCTCGACGTTCAAGGCCGATTATGCGGCCGAGTGGTACGGCCTCGCGGCGAAAAGCGGCAAGGGCGCCATCACCCAGCCATATCTCGCCGAGGGCACCGATGTCCCGACCACGATGACGTCGATCGCCTATCCCGTCATGTCGAACGGCAGAATGATCGGCGTTTCCGGTGTCGATATTTCGCTCGCCGCACTCGCCGACCGTCTCTCGGCGGTCAAGCCTTTCGGCTCCGGCCGGGTTTACCTGCTGTCGCAGAGCGGCAAGTGGCTCGCCGCACCTATCCCCGAACTGCTGATGAAGGAATATGACGGCGAAGGCGCCGAGTTGGTGAAAGATGCCCTTTCCGCCGGCACGCCCCGCATGATCGAGAACCTGACTTACGACGGTAACGAGCCTTTCGACCGTGTGGTCTATCCTTTCAGCCTGCCCGACGTGAGCGCGCAATGGCTGGTTCTGGTCGATGTTCCGCGCTCAGCCATCAATGCGCCGGTACGCGACCAGACCTATATGATGATCGTCGGCGGTCTGATAGTCCTCGGCGCGGTGCTCGCCGGCCTCTATTTCGCCGTTCGCCGCTTCGTCCAGAAGCCGCTTGCCGGCCTCGTGGGCGACGTCGAGACGCTCAGCAACGGAGAATATACCCGGCCGATTTCCGGTCAGGAACGCTCCGACGAGACAGGCGCCGTCGCCAGGTCTCTCGAGGGCTTCCGTCACCAGCTCGCCGACAACAGGCGGCTCGAAAGCGAGGCACGTCACGAGAGAGAGCAGGCCGAACTCGAACGCGGACGTTCGGAAAACGAACGCACCGAGGCCAGCGCTCTGCAGCGCGACATCGTCGCACGTCTCGGCAAGGCCCTGTCGCATCTCTCCGCCGGCGACCTCGCCTTCCGCCTTACCGGCGACTTCCCCGGCGAATACGCCCAGCTGAAACGCGATTTCAACGCGACGATGGAGAGCCTCGAAGAGACGATCCGCACCGTCAACCACTCTGTCGTCAATATCGGCAGCGGCACCAGCGAGATCTCAGGCGCCGCCAACGACCTGTCGCATCGGACGGAACAGCAGGCAGCAAGTCTCGAGGAGACCGCGGCCGCCCTTGACGAACTGACCTCGCAGGTGAACGCCAGCGCCGAAAACGCCAAGGTCGCCGCGAAATCCGTCGAGGTCGCAAGCAGCGACGCGGAACAGTCCGGCGAGGTGGTGCAGAAGGCGATCGCCGCCATGAATGGCATCGAGCAGTCGTCGCATGAAGTCAGCCGGATCATCGGCGTCATCGATGAAATCGCCTTCCAGACCAACCTTCTGGCGCTCAATGCCGGGGTCGAGGCCGCCCGCGCCGGCGATGCCGGCAAGGGCTTCGCGGTCGTCGCACAGGAGGTCCGCGAACTCGCGCAGCGCTCTGCCAATGCCGCAAAGGAAATCAAGACGCTGATCAATACATCGGCGGGCCAGGTTCGCGAGGGCGTCGACCTCGTGGGCAAGGCAGGCGGCGCGCTCGAGAAGATCGCCGAGCAGGTGGTGCAGATCAACGGGCTCATCCGCCAGATCTCAAGCTCCGCCTCGGAACAGGCGGTGGGCCTCAAGGAGATCAATTCCGCGGTCAATCAGATGGACCAGGTGACACAGCAAAACGCTGCCATGGTGGAAGAGACGACGGCCGCCAGCATGGCGCTGAACGACGAGGCTCGCGCCTTAAGCGCGCTGGTCGCCCGTTTCCAGATCGCCCCGCAGGCCGCTCAGGCCCAGGCCCCGGCCGAAATGCTGCGCGGTACGGCCGAGCGGATGCGTGCGGCTGCCCCCGCGGAAAACCGTCCCGCCCAGGCGCCGCGCAGTCCCGCCTACTCGAATTCGACTCAAAAGGTGCTTGCCAAAACATCCGGCGCCAATGCGCTCGCGCAGGACAACTGGGAAGAATTCTGA
- a CDS encoding nucleoside hydrolase, with protein MSSARKIIIDTDPGQDDAAAIMLALGSPEEIEVLGITAVAGNVPLTLTARNARIVCELCNRTDVKIFAGAERPVARPLVTAEHVHGKTGLDGPALDEPTMPLQEQHAVDFIVETLRAEAPGAVTLCTLGPLTNIALALTKAPEIAPSIRELVMMGGGFFEGGNITPAAEFNIYVDPEAAEIVFRSGIPIVMMPLDVTHRVLTRKVRVEKIRAIGNPAAAALAEMLEFFERFDIEKYGTDGGPLHDPTVIAYILRPELFTGRDCNVEIETASPLTTGMTVVDWWQVTGRAHNAKVMRHIDDEGFFELLIERLARL; from the coding sequence GTGTCAAGCGCAAGAAAAATCATCATCGACACGGATCCGGGCCAGGACGACGCGGCGGCAATCATGCTGGCCCTCGGCAGCCCGGAGGAAATCGAGGTCCTCGGCATCACCGCGGTTGCCGGCAATGTCCCGCTGACGTTGACGGCCCGCAACGCCCGCATCGTCTGCGAGCTCTGCAACAGGACCGACGTGAAGATCTTCGCGGGTGCCGAGCGGCCGGTCGCCCGCCCGCTCGTCACGGCCGAGCACGTGCACGGGAAGACGGGGCTCGATGGCCCTGCGCTCGACGAGCCGACGATGCCGCTTCAAGAGCAGCACGCCGTCGACTTCATCGTCGAAACGCTGCGTGCGGAGGCGCCGGGCGCCGTGACGCTTTGTACGCTCGGACCGCTGACGAATATCGCGCTGGCCTTGACGAAGGCTCCGGAAATCGCGCCTTCGATACGCGAGCTCGTGATGATGGGCGGCGGCTTCTTCGAGGGCGGCAACATAACGCCTGCGGCGGAATTCAACATCTATGTCGATCCGGAGGCAGCCGAGATCGTCTTCCGCTCCGGCATCCCGATCGTGATGATGCCCCTCGATGTCACCCATCGCGTTCTGACACGGAAGGTTCGCGTGGAGAAAATCCGCGCGATCGGCAACCCGGCGGCAGCGGCCCTTGCCGAGATGCTGGAATTTTTCGAGCGTTTCGACATCGAGAAATACGGCACCGACGGCGGGCCGCTGCACGATCCGACCGTGATCGCCTATATCCTGCGGCCGGAGCTCTTCACAGGGCGGGACTGCAACGTCGAGATCGAAACGGCGTCTCCGCTCACCACGGGCATGACCGTGGTCGACTGGTGGCAGGTCACCGGCCGCGCGCACAACGCCAAGGTCATGCGGCACATCGACGACGAGGGCTTCTTCGAGCTCTTGATCGAGCGGTTGGCCCGTCTCTGA
- a CDS encoding Hsp20 family protein produces MSRITPFTSPLLVGFDSMEKTLERIAKGNDGYPPYNIERIRGDSAADAPERLRITLAVAGFSEEDLDVTTEENQLVIRGRQIETGEREYLHRGIAARQFQRTFVLADGMQVLGAELRNGLLAVDLVRPEPARMVKKINISVPE; encoded by the coding sequence ATGAGCAGAATAACGCCTTTTACGAGCCCGCTTCTGGTGGGTTTCGACAGCATGGAAAAGACCCTTGAGCGCATCGCGAAGGGCAATGACGGCTATCCCCCCTACAATATAGAGCGAATTCGCGGCGATTCTGCCGCCGACGCGCCGGAACGCCTGCGCATAACGCTCGCGGTCGCGGGCTTCTCGGAGGAAGACCTCGACGTGACGACCGAGGAAAACCAGCTCGTGATCCGCGGCCGTCAGATCGAGACCGGTGAAAGGGAATATCTGCATCGGGGCATCGCCGCCCGGCAGTTCCAGCGGACCTTCGTGCTGGCCGATGGAATGCAGGTTCTCGGCGCGGAATTGCGCAACGGCCTCCTTGCGGTGGACCTGGTGCGCCCCGAGCCCGCCCGTATGGTAAAGAAAATTAATATTTCGGTCCCAGAATAG
- a CDS encoding ribokinase, protein MITVFGSINMDLIATTARLPKPGETVAGTDFSTAAGGKGANQALAARRAGASVRMAGAVGSDAFAEGALALLKEAGTDLDLTKTVGEPTGTAHIIVGGDGENVIVVVASANARVSEDDAANAVARMSAADTLMLQLEIPAASVEKALSEAKRRGVRSIINIAPLTPDAARLGRMADIVIANETEFELLAGKAGIAGAEREEAMKGLHAETRQTVIVTLGAEGVVAIHEGELHRAKGLTIEPVDTVGAGDTFCGYLAAGLDAGLAFSEALRRAAVAGSLACLKPGAQPSIPLAAEVAARL, encoded by the coding sequence ATGATCACTGTTTTTGGGTCCATCAACATGGATCTGATCGCCACCACCGCACGCCTCCCGAAGCCCGGCGAAACTGTCGCCGGAACGGACTTTTCCACTGCGGCGGGCGGCAAGGGCGCAAACCAGGCGCTCGCGGCGCGCCGCGCCGGCGCCTCGGTGCGCATGGCAGGTGCCGTCGGCTCCGACGCCTTCGCCGAGGGCGCGCTGGCGCTGCTCAAGGAGGCCGGCACCGATCTCGATCTGACGAAGACCGTCGGCGAGCCGACCGGCACGGCACATATCATCGTCGGCGGCGACGGCGAAAACGTCATCGTTGTGGTCGCCAGCGCCAATGCACGCGTGAGCGAGGACGACGCCGCGAACGCCGTTGCAAGAATGTCTGCTGCCGACACGCTGATGCTGCAGCTCGAAATTCCAGCCGCCTCGGTGGAGAAGGCACTCTCCGAAGCAAAGCGGCGCGGCGTCCGATCGATCATCAACATCGCGCCGCTGACGCCGGATGCGGCGCGCCTCGGCCGCATGGCCGATATCGTCATTGCCAACGAGACCGAGTTCGAGCTGCTCGCCGGCAAAGCGGGCATCGCCGGCGCCGAGCGGGAAGAGGCTATGAAGGGGCTGCACGCCGAGACCCGCCAGACCGTGATCGTAACGCTTGGCGCTGAGGGCGTGGTGGCGATTCACGAAGGCGAACTCCATCGCGCGAAGGGGCTCACGATCGAGCCCGTCGATACGGTCGGTGCCGGAGATACCTTCTGCGGCTATCTCGCCGCCGGCCTCGACGCCGGCCTCGCCTTTTCCGAGGCGCTCCGCCGCGCCGCGGTTGCGGGATCGCTGGCCTGCCTCAAGCCCGGCGCGCAGCCCTCGATACCGCTTGCCGCCGAGGTCGCCGCCCGGCTCTGA
- a CDS encoding DUF1150 family protein, with product MGLKAINTSLSKNDLAHLGAGEVGYIRKMRSEEVSRCFPEAPEMGPGIDLWALFGADGTPILLTDNRSSTFFKAAEDDLRTVTLH from the coding sequence ATGGGACTGAAAGCCATCAACACATCGCTGTCGAAGAACGACCTTGCGCATCTTGGCGCAGGCGAGGTCGGCTATATCCGCAAGATGCGTTCTGAGGAGGTCTCCCGTTGCTTTCCGGAAGCGCCCGAGATGGGGCCTGGAATCGATCTGTGGGCCCTGTTCGGCGCCGATGGAACGCCTATCCTGCTGACGGACAACCGCTCCAGCACCTTCTTCAAGGCGGCGGAAGACGACCTTCGCACCGTCACTTTGCATTGA